A single Nomascus leucogenys isolate Asia chromosome 14, Asia_NLE_v1, whole genome shotgun sequence DNA region contains:
- the QRICH2 gene encoding LOW QUALITY PROTEIN: glutamine-rich protein 2 (The sequence of the model RefSeq protein was modified relative to this genomic sequence to represent the inferred CDS: inserted 1 base in 1 codon) encodes MGFSKHRGFTSLTSPEGTLSGASTKQPSIDQALDSASGLGPDQTASGSGGAAHPSDGVTSREQSKVPSGTGRQQQPRARDEAGMPRLHQSSIFQFKSDSDRHRSREKLTSTYPRRDERDACPGPVQQDLTLARDQPSRVPASQSQVHLRPDRRGLEPTGMNQPGLVPASTFPHGVVPLSMGQLGVPPPEMDDRELVPFAMDEQRMLPPSVPGRDQQGLELPGTDQHGLVSVSAYRHGMTLPGTDQRSMEPLGMDQRGFVISGMGRQGLVPPSMDQQGLTLPVIDQHGLVLPFTDQHGLVSPGLMPISADQKGFVQPSLEATGFIQPGTEQHDLIQSGRFQHALVQPGADQPGLVQPGADQRGLVQPGADQRGLVQPGADQRGLVQPGEVQRGLVQRGEDQHGLVQPGTVQRGLVQRGADQRGLVQPGADQRGLVQPGADQRGLVQPGADQRGLVQRGGGGPTGADQRGLVQXGADQRGLVQPGADQRGLVQPGADQRGLVQPGADQRGLVQPGADQHGLVQRGEDQHGLVQPGAVQRGLVQPGTDQRGLVQPGADQPGLVQPGAGQLGMVQPGIDQQGLVQPQADPRGLVQPGAYLHDLSQPGTYPRGSVQPGMDRYGLRQPGAYQPGLIAPGTKLRGSSTFQADSTGFIPVRPYQHGMVPPGREQHGQVSPLLASQGLASPGIDQRSLIPPETYQQGLMHPGTDQHGPIPPSTGLGSTHPDQQRLASPGPGEHDQVYPDAAQRGCAFSLSDSRDSMYPGYGGPGYLSADQHGQEGLDPHRTQALDRRGIPAQKASGQDVTLFRSPDSVDRVPSEGSEVSSQRRDSLYKMSSSFPTAVETFRLMGELSSLYVGLKESMKDLDEEEAGQTDLEKIQFLLAQMVKRTIPPELQEQLKTVKTLAKEVWQEKAKVERLQRILEWEGNQEAGKELKAGELRLQLAVLRVTVADIEKELAELRESQDRGKAAMENSVSEASLYLQDQLDKLRMIIESMLTSSSTLLSMSMAPRKAHTLAPGQIDPEATCPACSLDVSHQVSMLVQRYEQLQDMVNSLAISRPSKKAKLQRQDEELLGRVQSAILQVQGDCEKLNITTSNLIEDHQQKQKDIAMLYQGLEKLEKEKANREHLEMEIDVKADKSALATKVSRIQFDATTEQLNHMMQELVAKMSGQEQDWQKMLDKLLTEMDNKLDRLELDPVKQLLEDRWKSLRQQLRERPPLYQADEAAAMRRQLLAHFHCLSCDRPLETPVTGHAIPVTPAGPGLPGHHSLRPYTVFELEQVRQHSRNLKLGSAFPRGDLAQMEQSVGRLRSMHSKMLMNIEKVQIHFGGSAKASSQIIRELLHTQCLGSPCYKRVTDMADYTYSTVPRHCGGSHTLTYPYHRSRPQHLPRGLYPTEEIQIAMKCGEVDILGLDGHIYKGRMDTRLPGILRKDSSGTSKCKSQQPRPHEHRLPSLGGNGQLPSRPQITQMSAGNPSVSSHQQKDRPSSEGRLSQPNTAHPPSSAAVANTRLERHMDMLPGEGLEEPTRGPRSSTAQ; translated from the exons ATGGGATTTTCTAAGCACAGAGGGTTCACTTCCTTAACATCACCTGAAGGGACTCTAAGCGGAGCCTCTACCAAGCAACCAAGTATTGACCAGGCTCTGGATTCTGCCAGTGGTCTTGGCCCGGATCAGACTGCATCAGGATCTGGTGGCGCAGCACACCCCTCTGATGGGGTTACCAGTAGGGAACAAAGCAAGGTCCCCTCTGGTACTGGTAGACAGCAGCAGCCGAGGGCCCGTGATGAAGCTGGCATGCCACGACTCCATCAGTCTTCTATATTCCAATTCAAATCAGACTCAGATCGTCACAGGAGTAGAGAGAAGCTTACCTCGACATATCCAAGAAGAGATGAACGAGATGCATGTCCTGGTCCAGTTCAACAGGACTTAACCTTGGCCAGAGACCAGCCCAGTAGGGTGCCCGCTAGCCAGAGTCAGGTCCATCTAAGGCCAGATCGTCGTGGGTTAGAACCAACTGGCATGAATCAGCCTGGATTAGTGCCTGCTAGCACTTTCCCACATGGTGTGGTACCCCTCAGCATGGGTCAGCTTGGTGTGCCACCACCTGAGATGGATGATCGGGAATTGGTACCATTTGCCATGGATGAGCAACGTATGTTGCCACCATCGGTACCTGGCAGAGACCAGCAAGGATTGGAACTACCTGGTACGGACCAACATGGTCTGGTTTCAGTCAGTGCATATCGGCATGGTATGACACTTCCCGGCACAGACCAACGCAGTATGGAACCACTTGGCATGGATCAGCGTGGATTTGTAATATCAGGCATGGGTCGGCAAGGACTGGTACCCCCTAGTATGGACCAGCAAGGACTGACATTGCCTGTCATAGATCAACATGGGCTGGTTCTACCTTTTACAGACCAGCATGGTTTGGTATCACCTGGTTTGATGCCAATTAGTGCAGATCAGAAAGGTTTTGTGCAGCCCAGTTTGGAAGCAACTGGCTTCATACAACCTGGCACAGAGCAGCATGATTTGATCCAGTCTGGCAGATTTCAGCATGCTTTGGTGCAGCCTGGTGCAGATCAGCCTGGCTTGGTCCAACCTGGTGCAGATCAGCGTGGTTTGGTCCAACCTGGTGCAGATCAGCGTGGTTTGGTCCAACCTGGTGCAGATCAGCGTGGTTTGGTCCAACCTGGTGAAGTTCAGCGTGGTTTGGTCCAACGTGGAGAGGATCAGCATGGTTTGGTTCAACCTGGTACAGTTCAGCGTGGTTTGGTCCAACGTGGTGCAGATCAGCGTGGTTTGGTCCAACCTGGTGCAGATCAGCGTGGTTTGGTCCAACCTGGTGCAGATCAGCGTGGTTTGGTCCAACCTGGTGCAGATCAGCGTGGTTTGGTCCAACGTGGTGGTGGTGGTCCAACTGGTGCAGATCAGCGTGGTTTGGTCC CTGGTGCAGATCAGCGTGGTTTGGTCCAACCTGGTGCAGATCAGCGTGGTTTGGTCCAACCTGGTGCAGATCAGCGTGGTTTGGTCCAACCTGGTGCAGATCAGCGTGGTTTGGTCCAACCTGGTGCAGATCAGCATGGTTTGGTCCAACGTGGAGAGGATCAGCATGGTTTGGTTCAACCTGGTGCAGTTCAGCGTGGTTTGGTACAACCTGGTACAGATCAGCGTGGTTTGGTGCAACCTGGTGCAGATCAGCCTGGTTTGGTCCAGCCTGGTGCAGGTCAACTTGGTATGGTGCAGCCTGGAATAGATCAGCAAGGTTTGGTGCAACCTCAGGCAGATCCACGTGGCTTGGTACAACCTGGTGCATATTTGCATGATTTGTCTCAACCTGGGACATATCCACGTGGTTCGGTGCAGCCTGGAATGGATCGATATGGTTTGAGACAACCTGGTGCCTATCAGCCAGGCTTGATAGCACCAGGTACAAAGCTTCGTGGCTCTTCAACATTCCAGGCAGATTCTACAGGTTTTATACCAGTACGTCCATATCAACATGGTATGGTACCTCCTGGCAGAGAACAACATGGCCAGGTGTCACCACTCCTAGCCAGTCAAGGTTTGGCATCACCTGGTATAGACCAAAGGAGTTTGATACCACCAGAAACTTATCAGCAAGGCTTGATGCATCCTGGCACAGACCAGCATGGTCCAATACCACCGAGTACGGGTTTGGGATCTACACACCCAGATCAACAGCGTTTGGCATCACCGGGCCCAGGTGAGCACGACCAGGTGTACCCAGATGCAGCTCAGCGTGGctgtgctttctctctctctgacagtCGTGATTCAATGTATCCTGGTTATGGTGGCCCAGGGTACCTAAGTGCTGATCAGCATGGCCAGGAAGGTTTGGATCCACACAGAACACAAGCCTTGGACCGACGTGGAATTCCTGCCCAGAAGGCCTCAGGCCAAGATGTTACCCTTTTCAGGAGTCCAGACTCGGTCGACCGAGTCCCATCAGAAGGGAGCGAAGTCTCGAGTCAGCGACGTGATTCACTGTATAAAATGAGTTCTAGTTTCCCCACGGCAGTGGAGACATTTCGTCTGATGGGAGAGCTCAGTAGCCTCTATGTGGGGCTAAAGGAGAGTATGAAGGATCTGGATGAGGAGGAGGCCGGCCAAACCGACTTGGAGAAGATCCAGTTCCTGCTGGCACAGATGG TCAAAAGGACCATACCTCCTGAACTGCAGGAGCAGCTGAAGACCGTAAAGACGCTAGCCAAAGAAGTTTGGcaggaaaaagcaaaa GTGGAAAGGCTGCAAAGGATCCTGGAGTGGGAAGGGAATCAAGAAGCAGGGAAGGAACTGAAAGCcggagagctgagattgcagctgGCTGTCCTCAG AGTCACCGTGGCTGACATCGAGAAGGAGCTGGCCGAGTTGAGGGAGAGCCAAGACAGGGGCAAGGCTGCCATGGAAAATTCTGTCTCCGAAGCCTCCCTTTACCTGCAGGACCAG TTGGACAAGCTCAGGATGATCATTGAGAGCATGCTGACCTCCTCCTCCACgctcctgtccatgagcatggccCCACGCAAGGCCCACACCTTGGCTCCTGGCCAGATCGACCCTGAGGCCACCTGTCCAGCCTGCAGCCTGGATGTGAGCCATCAAGTCAGCATGCTGGTGCAGCGCTacgagcaactccaagacatggTCAACAGCCTGGCCATCTCCCGACCCTCCAAGAAGGCCAAGCTCCAGAGACAG GACGAGGAACTGCTGGGCCGCGTGCAGAGTGCCATCTTGCAGGTGCAGGGCGACTGCGAGAAGCTCAACATCACCACCAGCAACCTCATCGAGGACCATCAGCAGAAACAGAAGGACATTGCT ATGCTGTACCAGGGTCTGGAGAAGCTCGAAAAGGAAAAGGCCAACAGGGAGCACCTGGAGATGGAGATCGATGTG AAAGCCGACAAGAGTGCTCTGGCCACCAAAGTGAGCCGTATCCAGTTTGATGCCACCACGGAGCAGCTGAACCACATGATGCAGGAGCTGGTGGCCAAGATGAGCGGGCAGGAGCAGGACTGGCAGAAGATGCTGGACAAGCTGCTCACAGAGATGGACAACAAG CTGGACCGCCTGGAGCTGGACCCAGTGAAGCAGTTGCTGGAGGATCGGTGGAAATCGCTGCGACAGCAGCTCAGGGAGCGCCCCCCACTCTACCAGGCAGACGAGGCGGCTGCCATGCGGAG GCAGCTCCTGGCACATTTCCACTGCCTCTCATGTGACCGGCCCTTGGAGACACCTGTGACTGGACA TGCCATCCCCGTGACCCCCGCGGGTCCAGGCCTACCTGGGCACCATTCCCTCCGCCCCTACACGGTGTTCGAACTGGAGCAGGTCCGGCAGCATAGCCGCAA CCTCAAGCTGGGCAGTGCCTTCCCTCGGGGTGACCTGGCGCAGATGGAACAGAGCGTGGGGCGCCTGCGCTCCATGCACTCCAAGATGCTGATGAACATCGAGAAGGTGCAGATCCACTTCGGGGGCTCCGCCAAGGCCAGCAGCCAGATAATCCGCGAGCTGCTGCACACCCAGTGCCTGGGCTCCCCCTGCTACAAACG GGTGACAGATATGGCTGATTACACCTACTCAACTGTGCCCCGGCACTGCGGGGGCAGCCACACCCTCACCTACCCCTACCACCGCAGCCGCCCGCAGCACCTACCCCGAGGCCTGTATCCCACTGAAGAGATCCAGATTGCCATGAAG TGTGGTGAGGTGGACATCTTGGGCCTGGATGGCCACATTTACAAGGGACGGATGGACACAAGGCTGCCGGGCATCCTCCGCAAAGACA GCTCAGGGACCTCAAAGTGCAAGTCCCAGCAGCCCAGGCCCCACGAGCACAGGCTGCCATCCCTCGGTGGCAATGGTCAGCTGCCCTCTCGGCCACAGATCACCCAGATGTCGGCTGGCAACCCCTCAG TTTCTTCGCATCAACAGAAAGACAGACCTTCCTCCGAGGGCCGTCTCTCCCAGCCGAACACAGCCCACCCGCCCAGCTCTGCCGCGGTGGCAAACACCAGGCTGGAGAGGCACATGGACATGCTTCCTGGGGAGGGGCTCGAGGAGCCCACGCGGGGGCCGCGGTCCAGCACTGCTCAGTGA